Proteins from a genomic interval of Chanos chanos chromosome 3, fChaCha1.1, whole genome shotgun sequence:
- the LOC115808649 gene encoding NLR family CARD domain-containing protein 3 yields MASLRSTEPIKHTLEHRPTLVEVTGDMEQRLCQKHHRALEVFCKTDQTDICKVCAVEEHKGHSKLYREISSVPDAQRLLTMTLGTVKTKCFQNFKRYLNEDYPGSLGDQPEDLDESGIAEKMVESFEGEGALRITFSFLNGGISFKKAMEANKANLIRRFQHISEGISPQGKLTVLKDIYTELYITEGGSGEIINEHEVREIEITSKRQTIRETPISCNELFNILPGQRKQIRTVLTKGVAGIGKTVFVQKFILDWAEGKANKDIMVIVPLPFRDLNLKKENYSLIQLLYDYAPELKEIKDIEDEKLKLLLILDSLDEYRFPLDFHNSELCSDVTKSTSVHTLLTNLIKGNLLPSALLWITSRPAAANQIPPEFVHKVTEIRGFNDLQKEEYFRKRIIDQSLANRIITHIKSSRSLYIMCHIPVFCWLSASVLEKMMSVKETGEIPKTLTEMYTHFLLIQTSLKNKKYHGATGENPKKLSESDKAMILKLGELAFQQLEKGNLIFYEEDLRKFGTDVSKASEYSSVCTEIFREELGLYREKVFCFLHLSIQEHLAAVYAHVSCVDSNMNVFIKDYKKRKKSSLSDLHQTAVDKALQSKNGHLDLFLRFLLGLSLGSNQSLLQDLMRGDSPLMKKYSTTESTEYIKMKIKEESCPERIINLLHCLNELNDNSLVEEIQTAFRSGALSAQKLEPHQCSALAYLLLMSEEVLDEFDLTKYKTSAAGRLRLLPVLRTCRRARLVGCSLSSESSWGSVAFALQSEKSPLKDLDLGYNNLTDSGVKLLCDALISPNCKLQKIRLASCNLLSESYEQLALTLQSVNSSLTHLDLNYNNIRDSGAKSLCNGLMSPNCKLQSLRLSMCGLTEVHCVDLASVLKFSNLRELELKDNDLQDSGVKQLSLGLRDPVCKLEKLGLSGCLISEEGCASLASALRSNPSHLRELDLTYSHLGDSGEKMLSVLLKDSQCKLEKLRVDHGGECRAKPGPRKYACQLTLDENTAHRNLSLSEDKKRVSWTAEEQPYPDHPDRFKKYLQVLCKEALTDRCYWEVEWSGEIDIGVAYRCTEKDFSISSNGRMNEREGFTRMHKSFSLACQKDVFNFWHNGEKSAELFPPHPSTKVGVYLDCETGTLSFYSIFSDTLTHLYTFHSTFTEPLYVGLQLYHGSAITLCQPE; encoded by the exons ATGGCGAGTTTGAGATCTACAGAGCCCATCAAGCACACACTGGAGCACAGACCTACACTGGTGGAGGTGACTGGAGACATGGAGCAGAGACTCTGTCAGAAGCACCACAGAGCTCTGGAGGTGTTCTGTAAGACTGAccagacagacatctgtaaagtTTGTGCAGTGGAGGAGCACAAAGGCCACAGTAAACTTTACAGAGAG atcTCAAGTGTACCAGATGCCCAAAGGCTGCTCACAATGACACTGGGGACAGTAAAGACGAAATGTTTCCAAAACTTTAAAAGATATCTGAACGAGGATTATCCAGGAAGCTTAGGGGATCAGCCTGAGGACCTTGATGAGTCTGGTATAGCTGAGAAGATGGTGGAAAGTTTTGAGGGAGAGGGAGCTCTAAGGATCACCTTCAGTTTTTTGAATGGTG gcatttcttttaaaaaagcTATGGAGGCTAATAAAGCAAATTTGATACGAAGATTCCAACACATATCAGAAGGAATTTCACCACAAGGAAAGTTGACTGTTTTGAAGGACATCTATACAGAGCTGtacatcacagagggtggaAGTGGTGAGATCATtaatgaacatgaggtcagaGAGATTGAGATAACCTCTAAGAGACAAACCATTCGAGAGACTCCAATCAGTTGCAATGAATTGTTCAATATACTTCCTgggcaaagaaaacaaatcagaacagTGCTGACAAAGGGGGTGGCTGGAATTGGAAAGACTGTCTTTGTGCAGAAATTCATTCTCGACTGGGCTGAAGGAAAAGCCAATAAAGATATCATGGTCATAGTCCCTCTACCTTTCAGGGATCTtaatctgaaaaaagagaaCTACAGCCTCATCCAGCTGCTTTATGACTATGCCCCTGAGCTGAAAGAGATAAAAGACATTGAGGATGAGAAACTGAAATTGCTTTTAATTTTAGATAGTTTGGATGAATATCGTTTTCCCCTGGATTTCCATAACAGTGAGCTTTGCTCTGATGTGACAAAGTCAACCTCAGTACATACACTATTGACAAACCTTATCAAAgggaatctgcttccctctgctctcctctggataaCCTCacgaccagcagcagccaatcagatccctcCTGAGTTTGTTCATAAGGTCACAGAGATTCGTGGGTTTAATGATCTTCAGAAAGAGGAGTACTTCAGGAAGAGAATAATTGATCAGAGCCTGgccaacagaatcatcacacacatcaagTCATCAAGGAGTCTGTACATCATGTgccacataccagtcttctgttggctTTCAGCCAGTGTGCTGGAGAAAATGATGAGCGTCAAAGAGACCGGTGAAATCCccaaaactctgactgagatgtacacacacttcctacTCATTCAGACCAGTCTGAAGAATAAGAAGTACCATGGAGCCACAGGGGAAAACCCAAAGAAGCTGTCTGAATCAGACAAAGCAATGATTCTAAAACTGGGAGAACTGGCTTTCCAACAGCTGGAGAAGGGTAATCTGATATTCTATGAAGAAGACCTGAGAAAATTTGGCACTGATGTGAGTAAAGCTTCAGAGTACTCTTCAGTGTGCACAgagatctttagagaggagttgGGATTGTACAGGGAGAAGGTTTTCTGCTTTTTGCATCTGAGCATTCAGGAGCATCTTGCTGCTGTGTATGCACATGTTTCATGTGTTGATTCAAACATGAATGTGTTCATCAAAGATtacaagaagaggaagaaatcaTCATTGTCTGATTTACACCAGACTGCAGTGGACAAAGCCCTGCAGAGCAAAaatggacacctggaccttttcctaCGCTTTCTCCTTGGCCTCTCCCTGGGCTCCAACCAGTCTCTCCTACAAGACCTCATGAGAGGAGACAGTCCACTGATGAAAAAGTACAGTACTACAGAGAGTACtgaatacataaaaatgaagatCAAAGAGGAATCATGTCCAGAGAGGATCATCAATCTGctccactgtctgaatgagcTGAATGACAACTCTCTAGTGGAGGAAATCCAGACTGCCTTTAGATCAGGAGCTCTTTCAGCTCAAAAGTTGGAGCCACACCAGTGCTCAGCTCTGGCCTATTTGTTACTGATGTCAGAAGAGGTGCTAGATGAGTTTGATCTTACGAAGTACAAAACATCAGCAGCTGGTAGGCTGAGGCTTCTCCCAGTACTCAGGACCTGCAGAAGGGCAAG ACTTGTCGGCTGTAGTCTCTCATCTGAATCCTCCTGGGGGAGTGTGGCATTTGCTCTTCAGTCAGAGAAGTCACCCCTGAAAGACCTGGATCTCGGCTACAATAATCTGACAGATTCAGGTGTGAAGCTGCTCTGTGATGCACTGATCAGCCCaaactgtaaactacagaaaaTTAG ATTGGCCAGCTGTAATCTCTTGTCCGAGTCTTATGAACAGCTGGCCTTAACTCTCCAGTCAGTGAACTCATCCCTGACACATCTGGATCTGAACTATAATAACATCAGAGATTCAGGGGCAAAGTCACTCTGTAATGGACTGATGAGTCCAAACTGTAAGCTACAGTCATTGAG ACTGAGCATGTGTGGTCTCACAGAGGTGCATTGTGTAGATCTGGCCTCAGTCCTAAAATTTTctaacctgagagagctggagctgAAAGACAATGacctgcaggattcaggagtgaagcagctcTCTCTTGGCCTGAGAGATCCAgtctgtaaactggagaaactggg GCTGTCAGGCTGTCTAATCTCTGAGGAAGGTTGTGCttctctggcctcagctctgagatcaaacccctcacacctgagagaactggatctgacgTACAGTCACCTGGGAGACTCTGGAGAGAAGatgctctctgttcttcttAAGGATTCACAGTGTAAACTCGAGAAACtgag AGTGGACCATGGTGGAGAGTGCAGGGCCAAACCTGGACCAAGGAAAT ATGCCTGCCAGCTCACACTGGACGAGAACACGGCACACagaaacctctctctgtctgaggacaAGAAGAGAGTATCGTGGACTGCAGAGGAACAgccatatcctgatcatcctgACAGATTTAAGAAGTATCTTCAAGTCCTATGTAAAGAGGCTCTGACTGAccgctgttactgggaggtggagtggagtggagagatAGATATTGGAGTTGCATACAGGTGCACTGAGAAAGATTTCAGCATCTCTTCAAATGGGAGAATGAATGAGCGTGAAGGCTTTACAAGAATGCACAAGTCATTTAGTCTAGCCTGTCAAAAGGATGTATTCAATTTTTGGCACAATGGTGAGAAATCAGCTGAACTTTTCCCCCCTCACCCCTCTACCAAAGtgggagtgtatctggactgtgAAACTGgcactctgtccttctacagcatTTTCAGTGACACCCTGACCCATCTGTATACATTTCACAgtacattcactgaacccctctatgtaGGGCTTCAGCTTTACCATGGGTCTGCCATTACTCTGTGTCAGCCTGAATAG